One region of Tamandua tetradactyla isolate mTamTet1 chromosome 6, mTamTet1.pri, whole genome shotgun sequence genomic DNA includes:
- the HGH1 gene encoding protein HGH1 homolog produces the protein MGEPEAGTGGMGRGAVDPIGSPRRETRTEAEAAELLPFLAPGARADLKAAAARHVLALTGSQPGRALLAGQAALLRALAELAEAPAPAPTRDAARALVNLAADPRLHEALLAAEPGLPARLLGRVLDPQWPWAEEAAAALANLSREPEPCVALMAVVATAEPGDSVLEGLVRALCTPGYNSRASLDYLGPLLSNLSQLPAARAFLLDHDRCVIQRLLPFTQYPESSVRRGGVVGTLRNCCFEHGHHEWLLGPEVDILPFLLLPLAGPEDFSEVEMARLPVDLQYLPPDKQRESDADIRKMLIEAIMLLTATAPGRQQVRDQGAYLILRELHSWEPEPDVRVTCEKLIQVLIGDEPEQGMENLLQVQVPEDVEQQLKQLDLQEQEQCERERLERQERELAPEPT, from the exons ATGGGGGAGCCCGAGGCTGGCACCGGAGGGATGGGGCGCGGCGCCGTCGACCCCATAGGGTCGCCGAGACGAGAGACCCGCACGGAAGCAGAGGCTGCGGAACTGCTGCCCTTCCTGGCGCCCGGGGCGCGCGCGGACTTGAAGGCGGCGGCGGCGAGGCACGTGTTGGCGCTGACAGGCTCCCAGCCGGGCCGCGCGCTGCTGGCGGGGCAAGCGGCGCTGCTGCGGGCGCTGGCTGAGCTAGCGgaggccccggccccggccccgacCCGCGACGCTGCCCGCGCGTTAGTGAACTTGGCTGCTGATCCCCGGCTGCACGAGGCGCTGCTGGCGGCCGAGCCCGGGCTGCCTGCCCGCCTGCTGGGGCGCGTGTTGGATCCGCAGTGGCCCTGGGCCGAGGAGGCGGCTGCAGCCCTAGCCAACCTCAGCCGTGAGCCGGAGCCTTGTGTCGCGCTGATGGCGGTGGTGGCGACCGCGGAGCCGGGGGATTCGGTCTTGGAGGGGCTGGTGCGCGCGCTGTGCACGCCGGGTTACAACTCCCGCGCGTCCTTGGATTATCTGGGGCCCCTGCTTTCCAACCTCAGCCAGCTGCCCGCGGCGCGCGCCTTCCTGCTGGACCACGACAG GTGCGTGATCCAGCGGCTGCTGCCCTTTACCCAATACCCAGAGTCCTCTGTGCGCAGGGGTGGAGTGGTGGGGACGCTGCGCAACTGCTGCTTCGAGCATG GACACCACGAGTGGTTGCTTGGGCCAGAAGTGGACATTCTCCCCTTTTTGCTACTGCCCCTGGCTGGGCCTGAAGACTTCTCTGAGGTGGAAATGGCGA GGTTGCCTGTTGACTTGCAGTACCTGCCGCCAGATAAGCAGCGAGAGTCTGATGCTGACATCCGCAAGATGCTGATTGAGGCCATCATGCTG ctgacagccaCGGCACCTGGTCGGCAGCAGGTGCGGGACCAGGGAGCCTACCTGATCCTGCGAGAGCTGCACAGTTGGGAACCAGAACCTGATGTGCGGGTGACTTGTGAGAAGCTCATTCAG GTGCTTATTGGGGATGAGCCAGAGCAAGGCATGGAAAACCTGCTGCAGGTGCAGGTGCCTGAGGATGTGGAGCAGCAGCTGAAACAGCTGGATCTCCAGGAACAGGAGCAGTGTGAGCGGGAACGGCTGGAACGGCAGGAGCGGGAGCTGGCACCGGAGCCTACCTGA